One window of the Doryrhamphus excisus isolate RoL2022-K1 chromosome 10, RoL_Dexc_1.0, whole genome shotgun sequence genome contains the following:
- the si:dkey-178k16.1 gene encoding band 4.1-like protein 1 isoform X1, whose product MGDGFILKSSGTSEPSWTFRTRLRSISMTEPAQARAFNSAMESDSRRTNQVPEDHRDADESSEKTPSKASKSPQKSNKRPKTIPVKVTLLDGSDYEAAVEKFAKGQTLLDMVCGHLNLLERDYFGLTFQDPDSTKNWLDPSKEIKKQIRVGSWILGFSVKFYPPDPSVLIEDITRYYLCLQLRDDILSGRLPCSFVTHALLGSYTVQAELGDYEPEDHGPDYIADFRFAPNQTRELEERVMELHRNYRGMSPAEAEVNFLENAKKLSMYGVDLHHAKDSEGIDIMLGVSANGLLIYRDRLRINRFAWPKILKISYKRSNFYIKIRPGEYEQFESTIGFKLPNHRASKRLWKVCIEHHTFFRLVSPEPPPKGFLVIGSKFRYSGRTQAQTRQASALIDRPAPQFDRSVSKRYLLSRSIDGASALGTSMDQLSQRSLSERTQFMSREDLDQEGSLDLDHYDYPDQDQDQDHDTDQDLDLHQGPRHICGDGISTSAKTLEFKAEEAASPVDSKAESDKDLATARPKQEQFLDKPEDVLQKHQASINELKRALRQPNSKVTQREKRVCSSTPPGGTPERKPATGDAKLIDKQHANGRALDYDSNVASDTLAVTHWTEENGTTWDTMTPPVGISPKDDLRAMGLTDTSPVDAPLVTHALARSSIHENGYSSPKKKQRNGTKSSDVTLCQYEKSMHQVRAKNLALDPVSKGKCEVEKTEDQRPEDLTKECSKTVNSEVAKVIPLKPQRSKKYTNKDNKGGVNPQNQSEWSIFGDAAMIRSKDECSETTGRVEENDRLQSSTGEVPEESTSKKYQSGAGPPHQQDFIQLRNVTSPTAGGGKQENNFDFKEGLPSGSTFPTVPPRTLPLKKQWSRDRHSNTDCSHIHFRTNQDTTKRKQAVKFLRPRPSWESKTLHELDRNVMQILFLPS is encoded by the exons ATGGGTGATGGTTTTATTCTCAAATCAAGCGGGACTTCAGAGCCATCATGGACGTTCAGGACGA GGCTGCGATCCATTTCTATGACAGAGCCTGCTCAGGCAAGGGCATTCAATAGTGCAATGGAGAGTGACTCCAGGAGAACCAATCAG GTTCCAGAGGACCACAGGGATGCGGACGAAAGCTCAGAGAAAACCCCCAGCAAGGCTTCCAAATCCCCCCAGAAGAGCAACAAGAGGCCGAAGACCATCCCTGTCAAAGTCACTCTGCTTGATGGCTCTGACTACGAGGCCGCAGTGGAG AAATTTGCCAAGGGCCAAACTCTGCTGGATATGGTGTGTGGCCATCTGAACCTGCTGGAGAGGGACTATTTTGGCCTGACTTTCCAGGaccccgacagcaccaag AATTGGCTGGATCCTTCCAAGGAGATTAAGAAGCAAATTCGGG TTGGGTCCTGGATTTTGGGATTCTCTGTTAAGTTCTACCCTCCTGATCCATCTGTGCTAATTGAAGACATCACCAG GTACTACCTGTGCCTGCAGTTGAGGGATGACATCCTATCCGGCCGACTGCCCTGTTCTTTTGTTACCCATGCCCTTTTGGGCTCCTACACCGTTCAGGCTGAACTGGGAGACTATGAGCCAGAGGATCATGGGCCAGATTACATCGCCGACTTCCGCTTTGCCCCTAACCAGACCCGAGAGCTGGAGGAGAGGGTGATGGAGCTGCATCGTAATTATAG GGGAATGAGTCCAGCAGAAGCAGAAGTGAACTTTCTGGAAAATGCCAAGAAGCTGTCAATGTATGGGGTGGACCTACATCATGCAAAG GATTCCGAGGGGATTGACATAATGCTTGGCGTGAGCGCCAATGGTCTGCTGATTTATCGAGACCGCCTAAGAATCAACCGTTTCGCCTGGCCGAAGATCCTCAAGATCTCTTATAAGCGGAGCAACTTCTACATCAAGATCCGCCCTGGAGAG TATGAACAGTTTGAGAGCACCATTGGCTTCAAGTTGCCCAACCATCGGGCCTCGAAGCGTCTGTGGAAGGTTTGCATCGAGCACCACACCTTCTTCAG GTTGGTTTCTCCAGAGCCACCTCCAAAGGGCTTCCTGGTGATTGGCTCCAAGTTCCGCTACAGTGGAAGAACTCAAGCCCAAACCAGACAGGCCAGTGCTCTGATTGACAGGCCTGCACCTCAGTTTGATCGCTCGGTTAGCAAGAGATACCTGCTGTCCCGAAGTATTGATGGGG CTTCAGCTTTAGGTACCAGTATGGATCAGTTGTCTCAGCGAAGCTTGAGTGAGCGCACACAGTTCATGTCCAGAGAAGATCTTGATCAAGAAGGAAGCTTGGACCTAGACCATTATGACTATCCAGACCAGGACCAAGACCAGGATCATGACACTGACCAGGACTTGGACCTGCACCAAGGCCCTCGGCACATTTGTGGTGACGGCATCTCAACATCTGCCAAGACTTTGGAGTTCAAG GCTGAGGAGGCAGCCTCACCTGTAGACTCAAAAGCAGAG TCGGACAAGGATCTGGCCACAGCTCGACCCAAACAGGAG CAGTTTTTGGACAAACCTGAAGATGTTCTGCAGAAGCACCAAGCCAGCATTAACGAGCTGAAGAGGGCTTTGAGACAACCCAACAGCAAGGTCACTCAGAGGGAGAAACGGGTCTGCTCATCAACTCCTCCTGGAGGAACCCCAGAGCGGAAACCA GCGACCGGTGATGCCAAATTGATTGACAAGCAGCATGCTAATGGACGAGCACTGGATTATGACTCGAATGTGGCTAGCGACACTTTGGCGGTTACCCATTGGACTGAGGAAAATGGGACAACATGGGACACGATGACACCCCCAGTTGGAATATCTCCTAAAGATGATTTAAGAGCAATGGGACTGACTGATACCAGCCCGGTGGATGCTCCTCTGGTTACTCACGCATTAGCAAGGAGCTCCATTCATGAAAATGGCTATAGCTCCccgaagaaaaaacaaaggaaTGGGACAAAGAGCAGCGATGTGACGCTGTGTCAATATGAGAAAAGCATGCATCAAGTGCGAGCAAAGAACTTGGCTCTGGATCCAGTCTCAAAGGGAAAATGTGAAGTAGAGAAAACTGAAGACCAGAGGCCTGAGGATTTGACGAAAGAATGCAGCAAAACTGTAAACTCTGAAGTTGCCAAAGTTATTCCACTAAAGCCACAGAGatccaaaaaatacacaaataaagacAACAAAGGTGGTGTGAACCCTCAAAACCAGTCCGAGTGGAGCATCTTTGGGGATGCAGCAATGATACGATCAAAAGACGAATGCAGTGAGACAACAGGGAGAGTAGAAGAGAACGATAGACTGCAGTCTTCCACAGGTGAAGTCCCTGAAGAGTCGACGTCTAAAAAATACCAGAGTGGTGCTGGACCCCCACATCAGCAAGACTTTATTCAACTCAGGAATGTGACAAGTCCAACGGCAGGAGGTGGCAAGCAAGAAAATAATTTCGACTTTAAAGAGGGTCTCCCCTCTGGGTCCACATTCCCTACAGTTCCCCCCCGGACGCTTCCTCTGAAAAAGCAGTGGTCCAGAGACCGGCATAGCAACACGGACTGCAGCCACATCCACTTCAGAACCAACCAAGACACCACCAAGAGGAAGCAAGCGGTAAAATTCCTCCGCCCCCGTCCATCATGGGAAAGTAAAACATTGCATGAGCTTGACCGCAATGTCATGCAAATCttatttttgccatcttaa
- the si:dkey-178k16.1 gene encoding band 4.1-like protein 1 isoform X6 yields MTEPAQARAFNSAMESDSRRTNQVPEDHRDADESSEKTPSKASKSPQKSNKRPKTIPVKVTLLDGSDYEAAVEKFAKGQTLLDMVCGHLNLLERDYFGLTFQDPDSTKNWLDPSKEIKKQIRVGSWILGFSVKFYPPDPSVLIEDITRYYLCLQLRDDILSGRLPCSFVTHALLGSYTVQAELGDYEPEDHGPDYIADFRFAPNQTRELEERVMELHRNYRGMSPAEAEVNFLENAKKLSMYGVDLHHAKDSEGIDIMLGVSANGLLIYRDRLRINRFAWPKILKISYKRSNFYIKIRPGEYEQFESTIGFKLPNHRASKRLWKVCIEHHTFFRLVSPEPPPKGFLVIGSKFRYSGRTQAQTRQASALIDRPAPQFDRSVSKRYLLSRSIDGASALGTSMDQLSQRSLSERTQFMSREDLDQEGSLDLDHYDYPDQDQDQDHDTDQDLDLHQGPRHICGDGISTSAKTLEFKAEEAASPVDSKAESDKDLATARPKQEQFLDKPEDVLQKHQASINELKRALRQPNSKVTQREKRVCSSTPPGGTPERKPATGDAKLIDKQHANGRALDYDSNVASDTLAVTHWTEENGTTWDTMTPPVGISPKDDLRAMGLTDTSPVDAPLVTHALARSSIHENGYSSPKKKQRNGTKSSDVTLCQYEKSMHQVRAKNLALDPVSKGKCEVEKTEDQRPEDLTKECSKTVNSEVAKVIPLKPQRSKKYTNKDNKGGVNPQNQSEWSIFGDAAMIRSKDECSETTGRVEENDRLQSSTGEVPEESTSKKYQSGAGPPHQQDFIQLRNVTSPTAGGGKQENNFDFKEGLPSGSTFPTVPPRTLPLKKQWSRDRHSNTDCSHIHFRTNQDTTKRKQAVKFLRPRPSWESKTLHELDRNVMQILFLPS; encoded by the exons ATGACAGAGCCTGCTCAGGCAAGGGCATTCAATAGTGCAATGGAGAGTGACTCCAGGAGAACCAATCAG GTTCCAGAGGACCACAGGGATGCGGACGAAAGCTCAGAGAAAACCCCCAGCAAGGCTTCCAAATCCCCCCAGAAGAGCAACAAGAGGCCGAAGACCATCCCTGTCAAAGTCACTCTGCTTGATGGCTCTGACTACGAGGCCGCAGTGGAG AAATTTGCCAAGGGCCAAACTCTGCTGGATATGGTGTGTGGCCATCTGAACCTGCTGGAGAGGGACTATTTTGGCCTGACTTTCCAGGaccccgacagcaccaag AATTGGCTGGATCCTTCCAAGGAGATTAAGAAGCAAATTCGGG TTGGGTCCTGGATTTTGGGATTCTCTGTTAAGTTCTACCCTCCTGATCCATCTGTGCTAATTGAAGACATCACCAG GTACTACCTGTGCCTGCAGTTGAGGGATGACATCCTATCCGGCCGACTGCCCTGTTCTTTTGTTACCCATGCCCTTTTGGGCTCCTACACCGTTCAGGCTGAACTGGGAGACTATGAGCCAGAGGATCATGGGCCAGATTACATCGCCGACTTCCGCTTTGCCCCTAACCAGACCCGAGAGCTGGAGGAGAGGGTGATGGAGCTGCATCGTAATTATAG GGGAATGAGTCCAGCAGAAGCAGAAGTGAACTTTCTGGAAAATGCCAAGAAGCTGTCAATGTATGGGGTGGACCTACATCATGCAAAG GATTCCGAGGGGATTGACATAATGCTTGGCGTGAGCGCCAATGGTCTGCTGATTTATCGAGACCGCCTAAGAATCAACCGTTTCGCCTGGCCGAAGATCCTCAAGATCTCTTATAAGCGGAGCAACTTCTACATCAAGATCCGCCCTGGAGAG TATGAACAGTTTGAGAGCACCATTGGCTTCAAGTTGCCCAACCATCGGGCCTCGAAGCGTCTGTGGAAGGTTTGCATCGAGCACCACACCTTCTTCAG GTTGGTTTCTCCAGAGCCACCTCCAAAGGGCTTCCTGGTGATTGGCTCCAAGTTCCGCTACAGTGGAAGAACTCAAGCCCAAACCAGACAGGCCAGTGCTCTGATTGACAGGCCTGCACCTCAGTTTGATCGCTCGGTTAGCAAGAGATACCTGCTGTCCCGAAGTATTGATGGGG CTTCAGCTTTAGGTACCAGTATGGATCAGTTGTCTCAGCGAAGCTTGAGTGAGCGCACACAGTTCATGTCCAGAGAAGATCTTGATCAAGAAGGAAGCTTGGACCTAGACCATTATGACTATCCAGACCAGGACCAAGACCAGGATCATGACACTGACCAGGACTTGGACCTGCACCAAGGCCCTCGGCACATTTGTGGTGACGGCATCTCAACATCTGCCAAGACTTTGGAGTTCAAG GCTGAGGAGGCAGCCTCACCTGTAGACTCAAAAGCAGAG TCGGACAAGGATCTGGCCACAGCTCGACCCAAACAGGAG CAGTTTTTGGACAAACCTGAAGATGTTCTGCAGAAGCACCAAGCCAGCATTAACGAGCTGAAGAGGGCTTTGAGACAACCCAACAGCAAGGTCACTCAGAGGGAGAAACGGGTCTGCTCATCAACTCCTCCTGGAGGAACCCCAGAGCGGAAACCA GCGACCGGTGATGCCAAATTGATTGACAAGCAGCATGCTAATGGACGAGCACTGGATTATGACTCGAATGTGGCTAGCGACACTTTGGCGGTTACCCATTGGACTGAGGAAAATGGGACAACATGGGACACGATGACACCCCCAGTTGGAATATCTCCTAAAGATGATTTAAGAGCAATGGGACTGACTGATACCAGCCCGGTGGATGCTCCTCTGGTTACTCACGCATTAGCAAGGAGCTCCATTCATGAAAATGGCTATAGCTCCccgaagaaaaaacaaaggaaTGGGACAAAGAGCAGCGATGTGACGCTGTGTCAATATGAGAAAAGCATGCATCAAGTGCGAGCAAAGAACTTGGCTCTGGATCCAGTCTCAAAGGGAAAATGTGAAGTAGAGAAAACTGAAGACCAGAGGCCTGAGGATTTGACGAAAGAATGCAGCAAAACTGTAAACTCTGAAGTTGCCAAAGTTATTCCACTAAAGCCACAGAGatccaaaaaatacacaaataaagacAACAAAGGTGGTGTGAACCCTCAAAACCAGTCCGAGTGGAGCATCTTTGGGGATGCAGCAATGATACGATCAAAAGACGAATGCAGTGAGACAACAGGGAGAGTAGAAGAGAACGATAGACTGCAGTCTTCCACAGGTGAAGTCCCTGAAGAGTCGACGTCTAAAAAATACCAGAGTGGTGCTGGACCCCCACATCAGCAAGACTTTATTCAACTCAGGAATGTGACAAGTCCAACGGCAGGAGGTGGCAAGCAAGAAAATAATTTCGACTTTAAAGAGGGTCTCCCCTCTGGGTCCACATTCCCTACAGTTCCCCCCCGGACGCTTCCTCTGAAAAAGCAGTGGTCCAGAGACCGGCATAGCAACACGGACTGCAGCCACATCCACTTCAGAACCAACCAAGACACCACCAAGAGGAAGCAAGCGGTAAAATTCCTCCGCCCCCGTCCATCATGGGAAAGTAAAACATTGCATGAGCTTGACCGCAATGTCATGCAAATCttatttttgccatcttaa